Proteins found in one Candidatus Cetobacterium colombiensis genomic segment:
- a CDS encoding sugar transferase has product MQRHKRYIVGGFMVLLQYLMFRWVCMYMDIPVNMRNVSYFLYVFLYLKEDIYSFKTCLIWEELKKQLKCYGEYLVIISIIVYHTSGIDGLWKYLLLGTIAVVYSFVLAKLIRLIFGSYLKKNVVIVGVGSTAKDLGDIIYQNKFTMYNFLGYADVGKNKDVLVEKDEIIANRESLKEFIQNNRVREVIVALPNISNKDLNLVVDEFEDLVKRVKIVPKLHKMYTFNPEIQDYDGLLLISAKNNIMSLKRRILKRGFDICGALVGMLLLIPLYLKYGLQIKKDGGPVLFSHNRIGRDLKPFKMHKFRSMYIDAEERLEKMLAEDENLRQEFYTNFKLKDDPRITPAGAFLRRTSLDEFPQFINVLMGEMSLVGPRPVVQKEVDMYYGTEMGKKIFQVKPGITGMWQANGRSDVEDYDERIALDLYYIRNWSLWLDIIILIKTVKNVIGKKGAY; this is encoded by the coding sequence ATGCAAAGACATAAAAGGTATATAGTTGGAGGATTTATGGTTCTTCTTCAATATTTAATGTTTAGATGGGTTTGTATGTATATGGATATACCAGTTAATATGAGAAATGTTTCATATTTTCTATATGTATTTTTATATTTAAAAGAGGATATATACTCATTTAAAACATGTTTAATATGGGAAGAGCTAAAAAAACAACTAAAATGTTACGGAGAATATTTAGTTATTATTTCTATAATAGTTTATCATACAAGTGGAATAGACGGTTTATGGAAGTATTTACTACTTGGAACTATAGCGGTGGTTTATAGTTTTGTTTTAGCAAAATTAATAAGATTAATTTTTGGTAGCTATTTAAAGAAGAATGTAGTCATAGTGGGAGTTGGAAGTACTGCGAAAGATTTAGGAGATATAATTTATCAAAATAAATTTACAATGTATAATTTTTTAGGTTATGCAGATGTGGGAAAAAATAAGGATGTTTTAGTAGAAAAAGATGAAATTATAGCTAATAGAGAAAGTTTAAAAGAGTTTATACAAAATAATCGTGTGAGAGAGGTAATCGTAGCTCTACCAAATATTTCAAATAAAGATTTGAATTTGGTGGTAGATGAGTTTGAAGATTTAGTAAAAAGAGTAAAAATAGTACCTAAACTTCATAAGATGTATACGTTTAATCCAGAGATACAAGATTATGATGGTTTACTATTAATATCAGCTAAAAATAATATAATGAGCTTAAAAAGACGTATTTTAAAAAGAGGTTTTGATATATGTGGTGCATTAGTCGGAATGCTACTGTTAATACCGCTTTATTTAAAGTATGGTCTTCAAATAAAAAAAGATGGAGGACCAGTTCTTTTTTCTCATAATAGAATTGGTAGAGATTTAAAACCATTTAAAATGCATAAGTTTCGTTCTATGTATATAGATGCAGAGGAAAGATTAGAAAAAATGTTAGCAGAGGATGAGAATCTAAGACAAGAGTTTTATACTAACTTTAAGTTAAAAGATGATCCAAGAATAACACCAGCAGGAGCATTTTTAAGAAGAACATCATTAGATGAGTTTCCTCAGTTTATAAATGTATTAATGGGAGAGATGAGTTTAGTTGGACCAAGACCTGTTGTACAAAAAGAAGTGGATATGTACTATGGTACAGAGATGGGAAAAAAGATATTCCAAGTAAAACCAGGGATAACAGGTATGTGGCAAGCTAATGGAAGATCGGATGTAGAAGACTATGATGAGAGAATAGCACTAGATCTTTATTACATTAGAAACTGGAGTTTATGGCTTGATATAATAATACTTATAAAAACGGTAAAAAATGTTATTGGTAAAAAAGGAGCTTATTAA
- the gmd gene encoding GDP-mannose 4,6-dehydratase → MEKKIALITGITGQDGSYLAEFLLEKGYEVHGIIRRASSFNTQRIEHLYIDELIEDMHKDRKVKLHYGDMTDSMSLTRLIREIQPTEIYNLAAQSHVKVSFEVPEYTADADAVGTLRVLEAVRFLGMEKTCKIYQASTSELFGKVQEVPQKETTPFYPTSPYAVAKQYGYWITKNYREAYGMFAVNGILFNHESERRGETFVTRKITLAAARIAKGYQKRLYLGNLDALRDWGHAKDYVECMWLILQHDKPEDFVIATGEQYSVREFCNYAFKEIGIELEWKGTGVEEKGYNKLTGECLIEVDPQYFRPSEVETLLGDPTKARTTLGWNPRKTSFEDLVRGMVKHDLEFVEKEHNARMIVKR, encoded by the coding sequence ATGGAAAAGAAAATAGCATTAATAACAGGAATAACAGGACAAGATGGATCATACTTAGCAGAGTTTCTTTTAGAAAAGGGATATGAAGTACATGGAATAATAAGAAGAGCGTCATCTTTTAATACCCAAAGAATAGAACACCTATATATTGATGAATTGATAGAGGATATGCATAAAGATAGAAAAGTTAAATTACATTATGGAGATATGACAGACTCTATGAGTTTAACAAGATTAATAAGAGAGATTCAGCCAACAGAGATATATAACTTAGCAGCTCAATCACATGTTAAGGTATCTTTTGAGGTACCAGAATATACAGCAGACGCAGATGCAGTTGGAACATTAAGAGTTTTAGAAGCGGTAAGATTCTTAGGGATGGAAAAAACTTGTAAAATATACCAAGCATCAACATCAGAGTTATTTGGAAAAGTACAAGAAGTGCCTCAAAAAGAGACAACTCCATTTTATCCAACATCACCATATGCAGTTGCAAAACAGTATGGATACTGGATTACTAAAAACTATAGAGAAGCATACGGAATGTTTGCAGTTAATGGAATTCTTTTTAATCATGAATCAGAAAGAAGAGGAGAAACATTTGTAACTAGAAAAATAACATTAGCAGCTGCAAGAATAGCAAAAGGATACCAAAAGAGATTATACTTAGGAAATCTTGATGCGTTAAGAGACTGGGGACATGCAAAAGATTATGTAGAGTGTATGTGGTTAATACTTCAACACGATAAACCAGAGGATTTCGTTATAGCAACAGGAGAGCAATATTCAGTTAGAGAGTTCTGTAACTATGCATTTAAGGAAATTGGAATAGAGTTAGAGTGGAAAGGAACTGGAGTAGAGGAAAAAGGATACAATAAATTAACAGGAGAGTGTTTAATTGAGGTTGATCCACAATACTTTAGACCTTCAGAGGTTGAAACTCTTTTAGGAGACCCAACAAAAGCAAGAACTACTTTAGGGTGGAATCCAAGAAAAACATCATTTGAAGATTTAGTAAGAGGAATGGTAAAACATGACCTTGAGTTTGTAGAAAAAGAACATAATGCTAGAATGATAGTGAAGAGATAG
- a CDS encoding mannose-1-phosphate guanylyltransferase: MLTAIIMAGGSGERFWPLSTPEKPKQLLNIFSDKTMIRETVDRILPIIPKENIFIATNELQANAVKEELKDIPEENIIIEPAFKDTAAAIGYSTLIIENRFKNELQKNEKIEVVVLASDHLIKKENEFREIVKLGAKEASNNGVIVTLGIKPNKPETGYGYIEVKEEKELNLNEIYRVRRFREKPNLETAESYVASGKYLWNSGMFIFTTETIFKNFDVLMEEHTEVFQSIRKKMNNNISGLELTNLMREDFEQFEKISIDFGIMEYSKNIRVIPVDIEWNDIGSFNALEEVFEKNNSGNIVRYSNVKELDSSDNIIIVEDAIVSLLGVKNLVIVKNGNNILIANKNRTQDIKKIIQRG, encoded by the coding sequence ATGTTAACAGCGATAATAATGGCTGGTGGAAGTGGAGAGAGATTTTGGCCACTATCAACACCAGAAAAACCGAAACAATTACTTAATATATTTTCAGATAAAACAATGATTAGAGAAACTGTGGACAGAATTCTACCAATAATCCCAAAAGAAAATATATTTATAGCAACAAATGAGTTACAAGCAAATGCAGTGAAAGAGGAACTAAAAGATATACCAGAGGAAAATATAATAATAGAACCAGCTTTTAAAGATACTGCAGCAGCTATTGGGTATTCAACACTGATAATAGAAAATAGGTTTAAAAATGAGTTGCAAAAAAATGAAAAAATAGAAGTTGTTGTGTTAGCTTCAGATCATTTAATAAAAAAAGAAAATGAATTTAGAGAGATTGTAAAATTAGGAGCAAAGGAAGCCTCTAATAATGGTGTTATAGTTACTTTAGGAATAAAGCCCAATAAACCTGAAACAGGATATGGATATATTGAAGTTAAAGAGGAAAAAGAATTAAATTTAAATGAAATTTATAGAGTTAGAAGATTTCGTGAAAAACCAAATTTAGAAACAGCAGAAAGTTATGTTGCTTCTGGAAAATATCTGTGGAATTCTGGGATGTTTATATTTACAACAGAAACAATTTTTAAGAACTTTGATGTTTTAATGGAGGAACATACAGAGGTATTTCAATCTATTAGAAAAAAAATGAATAATAATATTTCAGGATTGGAACTTACAAATTTGATGAGAGAGGATTTTGAGCAATTTGAAAAAATTTCCATAGATTTTGGAATAATGGAATATTCTAAAAATATAAGAGTTATACCTGTAGATATTGAGTGGAATGACATAGGTTCTTTTAATGCTTTAGAAGAAGTATTTGAAAAAAATAATTCTGGAAATATTGTAAGATATAGCAATGTAAAAGAGTTAGACTCTTCAGATAACATTATTATAGTAGAAGATGCAATAGTTTCTCTACTGGGAGTTAAAAACTTAGTTATTGTAAAAAATGGAAATAATATACTAATAGCAAATAAAAATAGAACTCAAGATATAAAGAAAATAATACAGAGAGGATAA
- a CDS encoding Wzz/FepE/Etk N-terminal domain-containing protein: MKHQVSTELRHDDEIDLMELLMILVKEKKTIFITTVLVTLLSLGGALYERNISKKASTIVTVMEGYNEQSLLVNNVLEKVYTENNIREKNEISLDEFRDEFKVTGIIPKEISDKKEFLAKSGETLEYKPTSYKIDLRVGSIGESEKVLKDYYTALNQYYRDLNESKYKFKYFDVGILNDTKYNYEDYLNILEERKNTLKDLIKDREKTRVDYSTYGFGYRKIQLELNNLESIRIQDLKNYLLATNIVRNPDKFQSEFLNRKTVLENKITEKKEEANNYKKLLNSYKFQDENIVVPKGVKVTIGDNQKEKYYVELMDNYLNTENELTKLQQQLDELVFISKNLKTGTEAEQKYILNSLEAIVKGYNDIVQETNILEAKENYINSGLTIKLAAPIEIISNSKAKLILAVGVVMGLFLGVIMAFIKNFYHSFKNFKKGMMVLALFSFVSINGYSKEEITLQFTHKEVKEGLNPDKTPFDLNEVLIKKFLVKKIGLKTEELKNISIEPIFPKDSIKSVENRLALGEKDYLYVPTEYLLTLNLKDAKDEKKIKDEIVKEFPNFYINYFLQNVPSRYNFIQEYSNYRDSLKSLNNLITSIGLEIELRKKNAETKEIFYEYNNLGVELNKIKNIGFRDVSNYLKSNNLVSNINLEKILLDGENRYIGLELKSLKSKENIYGYILKNYTVGEKQASVLESGDISMSSDTGLREKQYIDISKVYLENLNKENSLKIELLENQRLSKDMREPNEEQKSRINQELLEVQNELNDIVSKMVEIELRDYKREYVGSVKVF; this comes from the coding sequence ATGAAACACCAAGTTTCTACAGAGTTAAGGCATGACGATGAAATAGACTTAATGGAGTTATTAATGATTCTTGTAAAAGAGAAAAAAACAATTTTTATAACAACAGTATTAGTAACACTGTTATCTTTAGGGGGAGCTCTTTACGAAAGAAATATTTCTAAAAAAGCCTCTACAATTGTAACTGTTATGGAGGGTTACAACGAACAAAGTTTATTAGTAAATAACGTATTAGAAAAAGTTTATACAGAAAATAATATAAGAGAAAAAAATGAAATATCTTTAGATGAGTTTCGTGATGAGTTTAAAGTAACAGGTATAATACCTAAAGAGATAAGTGATAAAAAAGAGTTTTTAGCTAAAAGTGGAGAAACTCTAGAGTATAAACCAACTAGTTATAAAATTGATTTAAGAGTTGGAAGTATAGGGGAAAGTGAAAAGGTTTTAAAAGATTACTATACAGCACTAAATCAATATTATAGAGATTTAAATGAGTCTAAGTATAAGTTTAAATATTTTGATGTTGGGATTTTAAATGATACTAAATATAACTATGAGGATTATTTAAATATTCTAGAAGAGAGAAAAAATACTCTTAAAGATTTAATTAAAGATAGAGAGAAAACAAGAGTAGATTATTCAACATATGGATTTGGATATAGAAAAATTCAGCTGGAGTTAAATAATTTAGAAAGTATAAGAATACAAGATTTGAAAAACTATCTATTGGCAACAAATATAGTTAGAAATCCAGATAAATTTCAAAGTGAATTTTTAAATAGAAAAACAGTTTTAGAAAACAAAATAACTGAGAAAAAAGAGGAAGCTAATAACTATAAAAAACTTTTAAATAGTTATAAGTTTCAAGATGAAAATATAGTTGTTCCTAAAGGGGTAAAAGTCACAATTGGAGACAACCAAAAGGAAAAATATTATGTGGAGTTAATGGATAACTATTTAAACACAGAAAATGAGTTAACAAAATTACAGCAACAGTTAGATGAGTTAGTTTTTATAAGTAAAAACTTAAAAACAGGAACAGAGGCTGAACAAAAATATATCCTAAACTCTTTAGAGGCAATTGTAAAAGGATATAACGATATAGTTCAAGAGACTAATATTTTAGAAGCTAAAGAAAACTATATAAACAGTGGACTAACTATAAAATTAGCAGCACCAATTGAGATTATTTCTAATTCAAAAGCGAAATTAATATTAGCAGTTGGAGTAGTTATGGGACTATTTTTAGGAGTTATAATGGCATTTATAAAGAATTTTTATCACTCATTTAAAAATTTTAAAAAGGGTATGATGGTTTTAGCACTATTTAGTTTTGTATCAATAAATGGGTATTCTAAAGAGGAGATAACACTTCAATTTACTCATAAAGAAGTAAAAGAGGGGCTAAATCCAGATAAAACACCTTTTGATTTAAATGAAGTTTTAATAAAAAAGTTTTTAGTAAAAAAGATAGGATTAAAAACTGAAGAGTTAAAAAATATATCTATAGAACCTATTTTTCCTAAAGATAGTATAAAAAGTGTAGAAAACAGATTAGCGTTAGGAGAAAAGGATTATCTATATGTTCCAACAGAGTATCTATTAACTTTAAACTTAAAGGATGCTAAAGATGAGAAAAAAATAAAAGATGAAATAGTAAAAGAGTTTCCTAATTTTTATATAAACTATTTTTTACAAAATGTACCTTCAAGATATAATTTTATACAAGAATATTCTAATTATAGAGATAGTTTAAAGTCCTTAAATAATCTTATAACTTCTATAGGTTTAGAGATAGAGTTAAGAAAGAAAAATGCAGAAACAAAAGAGATTTTTTATGAATATAATAACTTAGGAGTCGAGTTAAATAAAATAAAAAATATAGGGTTTAGAGATGTTTCAAACTATTTAAAATCTAATAATTTAGTTTCTAATATAAATTTAGAAAAAATCCTTTTAGATGGAGAAAATAGATACATAGGATTAGAATTGAAATCTTTAAAAAGTAAAGAGAATATATATGGATATATTTTAAAGAACTATACTGTGGGAGAGAAGCAAGCTTCTGTACTTGAAAGTGGAGATATAAGTATGAGTTCAGATACAGGGCTTAGAGAGAAGCAGTATATAGATATATCTAAAGTTTATTTAGAGAATCTAAATAAAGAAAACTCACTAAAGATAGAGTTATTGGAAAATCAAAGACTTTCTAAAGATATGAGAGAGCCAAATGAAGAGCAAAAATCTAGAATTAACCAGGAACTATTAGAAGTTCAAAATGAACTTAACGATATTGTATCTAAAATGGTAGAAATAGAGTTAAGAGATTATAAGAGAGAGTATGTTGGAAGTGTAAAAGTATTTTAA
- a CDS encoding glycosyltransferase family 4 protein, giving the protein MKILIIGPFPNPITGQSIANETVLEGLKQTYEVDYIDTNFYKELTDKTKQGDFDFNKIKITFKNCFSDCKKILKNKYDIVYMTPGRTYLGFMRFTHYMICSFLKKSKVILHIHNGCFRRMYNSQNILKRKSLDILLKKVNRVVVLGESLRNMFEGIISEDKIYVCENGVQDDIVATEDEINEKMERYKNDTKKRVIYLSNLMQEKGILDLLKVSEKFKDDEIEFNLAGAIEPSIKQEIEDYLKKYPKKIKYHGIVKGEKKKQLLLKNYIFILPSYDEGQPISVLEAYATGCAVITDEFIGGIKDIFKNNLNGIRVESKNINSIKIALENIDVINFLLKNYIISNQKYKKSIFIKRIENILKSTDS; this is encoded by the coding sequence ATGAAAATTCTTATAATAGGTCCGTTCCCAAATCCTATAACAGGTCAAAGTATAGCTAATGAAACGGTTTTAGAAGGATTAAAACAAACTTATGAAGTAGATTACATAGATACTAATTTTTATAAAGAATTAACAGATAAGACAAAACAAGGGGACTTTGATTTTAACAAAATTAAAATAACTTTTAAGAATTGTTTTTCAGATTGTAAAAAAATATTAAAAAATAAATATGACATTGTATACATGACACCTGGTAGAACTTATTTAGGATTTATGAGATTTACACATTATATGATTTGTTCATTTTTAAAAAAAAGTAAAGTAATTTTACATATTCATAATGGTTGCTTTAGAAGAATGTATAATTCACAAAATATTTTAAAAAGAAAAAGCTTAGATATTTTATTAAAAAAAGTTAATAGAGTTGTAGTACTAGGAGAATCTCTAAGAAATATGTTTGAAGGAATTATATCTGAAGATAAGATATATGTTTGTGAAAATGGAGTTCAGGATGATATTGTTGCAACAGAAGATGAAATAAATGAAAAAATGGAAAGATATAAGAATGATACTAAGAAAAGAGTGATATATTTAAGTAATCTTATGCAGGAAAAAGGAATATTAGATTTATTAAAAGTTTCAGAAAAATTTAAAGATGATGAAATAGAATTTAATTTAGCCGGAGCAATTGAGCCAAGTATAAAACAAGAAATAGAGGATTATTTAAAAAAATATCCTAAAAAAATAAAATATCATGGAATAGTAAAAGGAGAAAAAAAGAAACAGCTCCTTTTAAAAAATTATATTTTTATATTACCTTCTTATGATGAAGGTCAACCTATTTCTGTTTTAGAAGCTTATGCAACAGGTTGTGCTGTAATAACGGATGAGTTTATAGGTGGAATAAAAGATATTTTTAAAAATAATTTAAATGGAATAAGAGTAGAAAGTAAAAATATAAATTCGATAAAAATTGCATTAGAAAACATTGATGTAATTAATTTTTTATTAAAAAATTATATAATATCAAATCAAAAATACAAGAAATCTATTTTTATAAAAAGAATAGAAAATATTTTAAAAAGTACAGATTCATAA
- a CDS encoding WcaI family glycosyltransferase, translating into MKKKIAVIGLNYYPEESSTGLYTTEMCEYLKKEFDITVITGYPYYPEWKISTEYQDKNDVLEEERNGVKIYRVKQYVPSKVNPLNRLYHYYDFYKKALNVAKQNNYDMVQVILPNIFLLNLAIKMKKLNKTKIIWAHVQDFEIDAGLETLKGIGKIGILKNILYSIEKKLFKKFDIVSSISDGMVKKLQSKGVKKETSYFFPNWSDVTKLYPIESSSYREELKLDEKDFVVMYSGNIGGKQDWETMIKSIEDLKNIKFIIAGDGNKKEEVFEKLKNKKNVILLPLQPKDRLNDFLNLADIHIIPQKKDAKDSFMPSKLLGIMAVEKPVLVLANKESNLYQVIKKEDIGYVLSENEYENLSETISNIAEDKSRIVKGKKSREYLLKNYIYEDIMEKLIEKILTKLGEENVV; encoded by the coding sequence ATGAAAAAGAAGATAGCAGTAATAGGTTTAAATTATTATCCTGAAGAATCTTCAACAGGTCTTTATACAACAGAGATGTGTGAATATTTAAAAAAAGAATTTGATATCACTGTTATTACTGGATATCCTTATTATCCAGAGTGGAAAATATCAACAGAGTATCAGGATAAAAATGATGTTTTAGAAGAGGAAAGAAATGGTGTGAAAATTTATAGAGTGAAACAATATGTTCCTTCAAAAGTTAATCCTTTAAATAGATTATATCACTATTATGATTTTTATAAAAAAGCTTTAAATGTTGCTAAACAAAATAATTATGATATGGTACAAGTTATATTACCAAATATCTTTTTATTAAATTTAGCTATAAAAATGAAAAAATTAAATAAAACTAAAATAATTTGGGCTCATGTACAAGATTTTGAAATTGATGCTGGTTTGGAAACGTTAAAAGGAATTGGAAAAATAGGTATACTAAAAAATATTTTATATTCAATTGAAAAAAAATTGTTTAAAAAATTTGATATAGTTAGCTCTATTAGTGATGGAATGGTAAAGAAACTTCAAAGTAAAGGTGTTAAAAAAGAAACTTCATATTTCTTTCCCAACTGGTCAGATGTAACAAAGTTATATCCTATTGAAAGCAGTTCTTATAGAGAAGAACTTAAATTGGATGAAAAAGATTTTGTGGTAATGTATTCTGGAAATATAGGTGGGAAACAAGACTGGGAAACTATGATAAAAAGTATAGAAGATTTAAAAAATATAAAGTTTATTATAGCAGGAGATGGAAATAAAAAAGAAGAAGTTTTTGAAAAATTAAAAAATAAAAAAAATGTAATATTATTACCACTTCAGCCTAAAGATAGGCTAAATGATTTTTTAAATTTAGCTGATATACATATAATTCCACAAAAAAAAGATGCGAAAGATAGTTTTATGCCATCTAAACTTTTAGGAATTATGGCTGTAGAAAAACCAGTTTTAGTTTTGGCAAATAAAGAGTCAAATCTTTATCAAGTTATAAAAAAAGAGGATATAGGCTATGTATTATCTGAAAATGAATATGAAAATTTATCAGAAACAATTTCTAATATAGCAGAAGATAAGTCTAGAATAGTTAAAGGAAAAAAATCTAGAGAGTATTTACTGAAAAATTATATATATGAAGATATTATGGAAAAGTTGATAGAGAAAATACTTACAAAACTAGGAGAGGAAAATGTTGTTTAA
- a CDS encoding glycosyltransferase, giving the protein MKYKYSIIMSIYNEKILWIMESIESILAQSFKDFEIIIIIDNPNYFEAIEFVKKLQLENLKYFVNEKNIGLALSLNKALEYSEGEYIVRMDSDDIMLENRLKIQDEEFKKNKKLDFLGTSAYMIDEEGNIFSDFKVPLKYKKILKKIKKQNCFIHPSIIIKKKILIEAGGYRNFPCSQDYDLFYRLLDKGYYGYNLSQKLLKYRIRTSSLGISKGLVQYLSFKYIKDLGKERRKIGKDSYSPKRIDEILKISEDEQKKFMQFRLKVLRSKNIKKILVYLKASFCSKYAFLFTKDLILSKLKIF; this is encoded by the coding sequence ATGAAATATAAGTATTCTATAATAATGTCAATATATAATGAAAAAATTTTATGGATTATGGAATCAATTGAATCAATTTTAGCACAAAGTTTTAAAGATTTTGAAATTATAATTATTATTGATAATCCAAACTATTTCGAAGCAATTGAGTTTGTAAAAAAATTACAACTAGAAAATTTAAAATATTTTGTAAATGAAAAAAATATAGGGTTAGCTTTAAGTCTAAATAAAGCATTAGAATACTCAGAAGGAGAATATATAGTAAGAATGGATTCTGATGATATAATGTTGGAAAATAGATTAAAAATTCAGGATGAGGAATTTAAAAAAAATAAAAAATTAGATTTTTTAGGGACAAGTGCATATATGATTGATGAAGAGGGCAATATTTTTTCAGATTTTAAAGTTCCTTTAAAGTATAAAAAGATATTAAAAAAAATAAAAAAACAAAATTGTTTTATTCATCCTTCAATAATAATTAAAAAGAAAATTTTAATAGAAGCTGGTGGATATAGAAATTTTCCTTGCTCTCAAGATTATGATTTATTCTATCGATTGTTAGATAAAGGGTATTATGGATATAATTTATCACAAAAATTATTGAAGTACAGAATAAGAACAAGTAGTTTAGGAATATCTAAAGGTTTAGTTCAATATTTATCGTTTAAATACATAAAAGACTTGGGAAAAGAAAGAAGAAAAATAGGAAAAGATAGCTATTCTCCCAAAAGAATAGATGAAATATTGAAAATAAGTGAAGATGAACAAAAAAAATTTATGCAATTTCGTTTAAAAGTTTTGAGAAGTAAAAATATAAAAAAGATATTAGTTTATTTAAAAGCTAGTTTTTGTTCAAAATATGCTTTTTTATTTACAAAAGATTTAATATTGAGTAAATTAAAAATATTTTAA
- the fcl gene encoding GDP-L-fucose synthase, with protein MEKSSKIYIAGHRGMVGSAIVRRLEENGYTNIIYRTSAELDLRNQAAVEEFFKNEKPEYVFLAAAKVGGIHANNTYPAEFIYDNLMIETNIINSAYKNGVKKLLFLGSSCIYPKFAEQPIKEEYLLTGSLEETNEAYAIAKITGIELCKFYRRQYGCDFISAMPTNLYGVNDNFNLETSHVMPALIRKFHEAKINNSKEVVMWGTGKPRREFMYVDDLADSLIHLMLNYSDEIHVNLGTGEDIEIGELANLIKKIVGYEGKIVNDLSKPDGTPRKLLDVTRLNSTGFKHKVELEEGIQRVYEWFLNTQDVKK; from the coding sequence ATGGAAAAAAGTTCTAAAATATATATAGCTGGTCATAGAGGAATGGTAGGATCAGCTATAGTAAGAAGATTGGAAGAAAATGGATATACTAATATTATATATAGAACTTCAGCAGAGCTTGATTTAAGAAATCAAGCTGCTGTTGAAGAGTTTTTCAAAAATGAAAAACCAGAATATGTATTTTTAGCAGCTGCAAAAGTTGGAGGAATTCATGCGAATAATACATATCCAGCAGAGTTTATATATGATAATTTGATGATTGAAACAAACATAATTAATTCAGCATATAAAAACGGTGTAAAAAAGTTACTGTTTTTAGGAAGTTCTTGTATATATCCTAAGTTTGCTGAGCAACCAATAAAAGAGGAATATTTATTAACGGGTTCTTTAGAAGAAACTAACGAAGCTTATGCAATAGCAAAAATAACAGGAATAGAGTTGTGTAAATTCTATAGAAGACAGTATGGATGTGATTTTATATCAGCAATGCCAACAAATTTATACGGAGTAAATGATAACTTTAATTTAGAAACATCTCATGTTATGCCAGCACTTATTAGAAAGTTTCACGAAGCTAAAATAAATAATTCAAAAGAAGTTGTTATGTGGGGAACTGGAAAACCAAGAAGAGAGTTTATGTATGTAGATGATCTAGCAGATTCATTAATTCATCTAATGTTAAATTATTCTGATGAAATACATGTAAATCTTGGAACTGGAGAAGATATTGAAATAGGAGAACTAGCTAATTTAATAAAAAAAATAGTTGGTTATGAAGGAAAAATTGTAAACGATTTATCTAAACCAGATGGAACACCAAGAAAGCTTCTTGATGTAACTAGATTAAATTCAACAGGATTTAAACACAAAGTTGAGTTAGAAGAGGGAATCCAAAGGGTATATGAATGGTTTTTAAATACTCAGGATGTGAAAAAATAA